A single window of Onychomys torridus chromosome 8, mOncTor1.1, whole genome shotgun sequence DNA harbors:
- the Rnf112 gene encoding RING finger protein 112 isoform X1, translated as MPRPTLSVTAFCHRLGKRESKRSFMGNSSNSWSHASFPKLELGLGQGPSPPREPPTCSICLERLREPISLDCGHDFCIRCFSTHRIPGCEPPCCPECRKICKQKKGLRSLGERMKLLPQRPLPPALQETCAVRAERLLLVRINASGGLILRMGAINRCLKHPLARDTPVCLLAVLGEQHSGKSFLLDHLLRGLPGLESGDSGMPRTEGSLPGIRWGTNGLTRGIWMWSHPFLLGKEGKKVAVFLVDTGDVMSPELSRETRVKLCALTMMLSSYQILNTSQELKDTDLGYLEMFVHVAEVMGKHYGMVPIQHLDLLVRDSSHHNKSGPGHVGDILQKLSGKYPKVQELLLGKRARCYLLPAPERQWVNKGQASPGGNTEDAFSHLFRAYISDVLSTAPQHAKSRCQGYWSEGRAMARGDRRLLTGQQLAQEIKNLSGWMGKTGPSFSSPDEMAAQLHDLRKVEAAKKEFEEYVRQQDVATKRIFSALRVLPDTMRNLLSTQKDAILARHGVALLCKEREQTLEALEAELQAEAKAFMDSYTMRFCGHLAAVGGAVGAGLMGLAGGVVGAGMAAAALAAEAGMVAAGAAVGATGAAVVGGGVGAGLAATVGCMEKEEDERGQGGDREPLLQEE; from the exons ATGCCGAGGCCCACTCTGTCAGTCACTGCTTTTTGTCATCGGCTTGGCAAACGG GAGAGCAAACGAAGCTTCATGGGAAACAGCAGCAACAGTTG GTCCCATGCATCATTCCCCAagctggagctgggcctgggACAAGGTCCCTCCCCACCCCGGGAGCCGCCTACCTGCTCCATCTGTCTGGAAAGGCTTCGAGAGCCCATCTCCCTGGACTGTGGACATGACTTCTGCATTCGGTGCTTCAGCACACATCGAATCCcaggatgtgagccaccatgctgccCTGAGTGCCGGAAAATCTGCAAGCAAAAGAAGGGCCTCCGTAGCCTAGGGGAGAGGATGAAGCTCCTGCCACAGCGGCCGCTGCCCCCTgcactgcag GAGACTTGTGCTGTGAGGGCAGAGCGGCTGCTGTTGGTGCGTATCAATGCCTCTGGAGGCCTCATCCTCAGGATGGGGGCCATAAACCGCTGTCTGAAGCACCCCTTGGCCAGGGACACACCTGTCTGTTTACTGGCTGTCCTGGGAgagcagcactcaggaaagtccTTCCTTCTGGACCACTTGCTCCGAGGCTTACCAGGCCTG GAATCAGGTGACAGTGGCATGCCCAGAACAGAGGGGTCCTTGCCTGGGATCAGATGGGGTACCAATGGCCTTACCCGGGGCATCTGGATGTGGAGTCACCCCTTTCTGCtgggaaaagaagggaagaag GTGGCTGTGTTCTTAGTGGACACAGGAGATGTCATGAGCCCAGAACTGAGCAGGGAAACAAGGGTCAAACTCTGTGCTCTTACCATGATGCTCAGCTCCTACCAG ATTCTGaacacctcccaagagctgaagGACACAGACCTGGGCTATCTAGAG ATGTTCGTTCACGTGGCTGAGGTGATGGGCAAGCACTATGGGATGGTGCCAATCCAG CATCTGGACCTCTTAGTTCGTGACTCTTCCCATCACAATAAGTCAGGGCCAGGGCACGTGGGTGACATACTCCAG AAGCTGTCCGGCAAATACCCCAAGGTCCAGGAGCTGCTCCTAGGGAAACGGGCCCGCTGTTACCTCCTGCCTGCTCCTGAGAGGCAGTGGGTAAACAAAGGCCAAGCCAGCCCAGGAGGCA acacagaAGATGCCTTCTCCCACCTCTTCCGGGCCTACATCTCGGATGTGCTGAGCACAGCACCCCAGCACGCCAAGAGCCGCTGCCAGGGCTACTGGAGTGAGGGGCGTGCCATGGCCAGGGGGGACAGACGCTTGCTCACAGGGCAGCAGCTGGCGCAGGAGATCAAG AACCTCTCTGGCTGGATGGGGAAGACGGGGCCCAGTTTCAGCTCTCCAGATGAG ATGGCCGCTCAGCTTCATGACCTGAGGAAAGTGGAAGCTGCCAAGAAAGAGTTTGAGGAATACGTGAGACAGCAG GATGTAGCCACTAAGCGCATCTTCTCTGCACTACGAGTCTTGCCTGACACTATGCGGAACCTCCTCTCTACCCAGAAGGATGCCATCTTGGCCCGTcatggtgtggccttgttgtgtAAGGAGAGAGAGCAGACCTTGGAGGCCCTGGAAGCCGAGCTGCAGGCCGAGGCCAAGGCCTTCATGGACTCCTACACAATGCGCTTCTGTGGCCACCTGGCCGCCGTCGGGGGCGCTGTAGGCGCTGGGCTCATGGGCCTGGCAGGGGGTGTGGTGGgtgcaggcatggcagcagcagcattgGCCGCTGAGGCCGGGATGGTGGCAGCTGGGGCGGCGGTGGGGGCCACTGGGGCTGCCGTAGTTGGGGGTGGTGTGGGTGCTGGCCTGGCTGCTACGGTGGGCTgcatggagaaagaggaagatgagagGGGCCAGGGGGGAGACCGAGAGCCTCTTCTCCAGGAAGAATAA
- the Rnf112 gene encoding RING finger protein 112 isoform X2 has product MPRPTLSVTAFCHRLGKRESKRSFMGNSSNSWALPREEAQGPMGQAVQGGTRTSRSHASFPKLELGLGQGPSPPREPPTCSICLERLREPISLDCGHDFCIRCFSTHRIPGCEPPCCPECRKICKQKKGLRSLGERMKLLPQRPLPPALQETCAVRAERLLLVRINASGGLILRMGAINRCLKHPLARDTPVCLLAVLGEQHSGKSFLLDHLLRGLPGLESGDSGMPRTEGSLPGIRWGTNGLTRGIWMWSHPFLLGKEGKKVAVFLVDTGDVMSPELSRETRVKLCALTMMLSSYQILNTSQELKDTDLGYLEMFVHVAEVMGKHYGMVPIQHLDLLVRDSSHHNKSGPGHVGDILQKLSGKYPKVQELLLGKRARCYLLPAPERQWVNKGQASPGGNTEDAFSHLFRAYISDVLSTAPQHAKSRCQGYWSEGRAMARGDRRLLTGQQLAQEIKNLSGWMGKTGPSFSSPDEMAAQLHDLRKVEAAKKEFEEYVRQQDVATKRIFSALRVLPDTMRNLLSTQKDAILARHGVALLCKEREQTLEALEAELQAEAKAFMDSYTMRFCGHLAAVGGAVGAGLMGLAGGVVGAGMAAAALAAEAGMVAAGAAVGATGAAVVGGGVGAGLAATVGCMEKEEDERGQGGDREPLLQEE; this is encoded by the exons ATGCCGAGGCCCACTCTGTCAGTCACTGCTTTTTGTCATCGGCTTGGCAAACGG GAGAGCAAACGAAGCTTCATGGGAAACAGCAGCAACAGTTG GGCTCTTCCCCGGGAGGAAGCACAAGGCCCGATGGGCCAGGCTGTGCAGGGAGGGACCAGGACAAGCAG GTCCCATGCATCATTCCCCAagctggagctgggcctgggACAAGGTCCCTCCCCACCCCGGGAGCCGCCTACCTGCTCCATCTGTCTGGAAAGGCTTCGAGAGCCCATCTCCCTGGACTGTGGACATGACTTCTGCATTCGGTGCTTCAGCACACATCGAATCCcaggatgtgagccaccatgctgccCTGAGTGCCGGAAAATCTGCAAGCAAAAGAAGGGCCTCCGTAGCCTAGGGGAGAGGATGAAGCTCCTGCCACAGCGGCCGCTGCCCCCTgcactgcag GAGACTTGTGCTGTGAGGGCAGAGCGGCTGCTGTTGGTGCGTATCAATGCCTCTGGAGGCCTCATCCTCAGGATGGGGGCCATAAACCGCTGTCTGAAGCACCCCTTGGCCAGGGACACACCTGTCTGTTTACTGGCTGTCCTGGGAgagcagcactcaggaaagtccTTCCTTCTGGACCACTTGCTCCGAGGCTTACCAGGCCTG GAATCAGGTGACAGTGGCATGCCCAGAACAGAGGGGTCCTTGCCTGGGATCAGATGGGGTACCAATGGCCTTACCCGGGGCATCTGGATGTGGAGTCACCCCTTTCTGCtgggaaaagaagggaagaag GTGGCTGTGTTCTTAGTGGACACAGGAGATGTCATGAGCCCAGAACTGAGCAGGGAAACAAGGGTCAAACTCTGTGCTCTTACCATGATGCTCAGCTCCTACCAG ATTCTGaacacctcccaagagctgaagGACACAGACCTGGGCTATCTAGAG ATGTTCGTTCACGTGGCTGAGGTGATGGGCAAGCACTATGGGATGGTGCCAATCCAG CATCTGGACCTCTTAGTTCGTGACTCTTCCCATCACAATAAGTCAGGGCCAGGGCACGTGGGTGACATACTCCAG AAGCTGTCCGGCAAATACCCCAAGGTCCAGGAGCTGCTCCTAGGGAAACGGGCCCGCTGTTACCTCCTGCCTGCTCCTGAGAGGCAGTGGGTAAACAAAGGCCAAGCCAGCCCAGGAGGCA acacagaAGATGCCTTCTCCCACCTCTTCCGGGCCTACATCTCGGATGTGCTGAGCACAGCACCCCAGCACGCCAAGAGCCGCTGCCAGGGCTACTGGAGTGAGGGGCGTGCCATGGCCAGGGGGGACAGACGCTTGCTCACAGGGCAGCAGCTGGCGCAGGAGATCAAG AACCTCTCTGGCTGGATGGGGAAGACGGGGCCCAGTTTCAGCTCTCCAGATGAG ATGGCCGCTCAGCTTCATGACCTGAGGAAAGTGGAAGCTGCCAAGAAAGAGTTTGAGGAATACGTGAGACAGCAG GATGTAGCCACTAAGCGCATCTTCTCTGCACTACGAGTCTTGCCTGACACTATGCGGAACCTCCTCTCTACCCAGAAGGATGCCATCTTGGCCCGTcatggtgtggccttgttgtgtAAGGAGAGAGAGCAGACCTTGGAGGCCCTGGAAGCCGAGCTGCAGGCCGAGGCCAAGGCCTTCATGGACTCCTACACAATGCGCTTCTGTGGCCACCTGGCCGCCGTCGGGGGCGCTGTAGGCGCTGGGCTCATGGGCCTGGCAGGGGGTGTGGTGGgtgcaggcatggcagcagcagcattgGCCGCTGAGGCCGGGATGGTGGCAGCTGGGGCGGCGGTGGGGGCCACTGGGGCTGCCGTAGTTGGGGGTGGTGTGGGTGCTGGCCTGGCTGCTACGGTGGGCTgcatggagaaagaggaagatgagagGGGCCAGGGGGGAGACCGAGAGCCTCTTCTCCAGGAAGAATAA